The nucleotide sequence tgctgggtgggtgggtggttcTGTTCAGCCCCGTGGTGCTGGGTGGGTGGGTCTGTTGCAGCCCCGTGGTGCTGGGTGGGTGGGTCTGTTGCAGCCCCGTGCATTGACATGGGGCAGAACTAGACCCAAACCAGGCTGGCTGATGCGGCTTCACCACACATTGCCGGTGATTCGGTTCTCTGCTGGAAACATGGCTTCTGGTCCCAAACCCAGACATTGTGCAGGTGGGACCTTCATTCAGGTCTTCGGGGTTCctaccccagccccttccccgcggCTGAGAAGTGCCCTGCGGGGCCCGTGTGCTCAGGAGCTGTCACAGATTTCATAGCCCTCTGGGTTTTCGGGTGGCCAATTCCAGACCACCTGGGAGACTCTCAGAAGTGCTCCTGGACTCCTCTGAAAACCAGGCAGAAGGGTCTGAAGCTGCAGCTAAGGAGGGAGTGACGGgccctgcaaggggctgcacGCTCAGGGTCAGTGCCAGGCTTGAGCCCTTGTCTCTCTCGGCTTCAAGTATTTTACAGCGGCCGCGATGCCAACCAAATCCTGAAAATCCAGAAGCGGGCGAACTCTTTCCTGGAGGAGCTCAAGCCAGGCTCTCTGGAGCGAGAGTGCAAGGAGGAGCAGTGTGACCTGGAGGAGGCCAGTGAGATATTTGAAACCAGGGAAGCAACCGTAAGTCGTTCCCCTCAGgctaggaggggagggggaatgaatgAACCGGTGAACACTGATTTGGGGGACGTATTCGTGGCTGGAGCGCTCCCCTCAGTATCCTGCTGTCTGCGAGGGCAGACACGGCCGTGCAACCAACACAGCTGTGTCGCTTTACACCAGTGAGGAGCTGGCTCTGGGTTTCTGTTCTTTGTGGTTCTGGTTGTAAAAACCAACCTTGTGCGCTGGCAGGTCTCCCCCAGGCCCTGTCGCCTTTTCCTCTTGCCCCGCCACCAGCTTGTCCCACAGCCTCCCTGCTGGCCTCAGAACCCCTTTGGCCTGGCTTGGCTCCCTCCAGTACCACCACAAACTCCGGCTCGGCTCAGTATTTACTGTCCCTTCCCCCTGGGGTGAAATACGGGTGCTGCTGTACTGCCCCATGCGGGGTCACGGCAGGGGGGTGGATGcagcagtacctgtaagaaatgggAGTATGGGGGGGCGTGGGGCAGGAGTCAGGTTGGggatcagggcagagggttggggagggaggaggtgcaggaatcagggcagggggttgtgagggagttgggggggggtaGGCGAGAGCTCACAGCTTGGATCACCAGCCaagaggaagaggaaagcagCGATGCTGGGGTGGAAAGGGAACAGCAGGCAAACACAGAATCGGTAGGAAGGGGGCTCCTGCCACTCCTATAGGGCACcgcggggggctcagggctggagcagtcctggacCAGCGTGGGCCCCCcggctcctttcacctgcctgctgcttagcgCGGCAGCCTGcccatgggaggggggcagagagggcagcTTTCCCAGGCCTGGCAATTCACAAAGGCCTGGGGCTCGCAGCAGCGAGTGTagcccgggccctttaaattgccaccgggGCCCCTTGCGTCACGctctgagcagggctggggctgcccgggacagactggtccagctgtggccaacctgcagctcttcccctcccccccagggtgCGGCTCGcgttggggggggctgtctgcaggcaggggaggaagggatgggtcagtggggggggggctgtctgcaggcaggggaggaagggatgggtcagtgggggggggctgtctgcaggcaggggaggaagggatggggtggggccagtgcggggggggggggagagacacagggtagggccagcaggggggctgtctgcaggcagggagggagtcCGGGAACGAGCCTGGCTGGGGTTGTGTGGGGCGGGATTCGGGCACAGGAGAGGTGTGAGAGTAGAGGAGAGGGATGTGCAGGAGGCAGGCAGTGGGACTCTGCGCCCTCTGTTTGCAGCGTCACAGCCTAGCCTGCCACCCAGCCAGGTCACGGAGGCAAGTGATTCTTGTCACTGCTGTGTCAAAGGAAAGGACGCTACCGCCGTGAGCCAGAGACCCTGAACACCCCTGACCTCAAGGCAGAGCGCCAGCGAAGGCCCATTCCTTTGCACTGTCAGCTCCCAGCCCTAACCCAGGTTTTTATTTCTCCACAGCTAAACTTTTGGACCAAGTACGTTGGTGAGTAAGGGCAGGCGTCCAATCCATCCCTGTCTCCGTGCAGGAGGTACCTCGGCATCCCTGCCTGCCTGTCGTTATCTTCCACGCTCTCTCCTCCAGCCAAGCCACCAGGAGCGTTCCTAATCCCCACGATTGCTGTGCACGCAAAGGATGATCTCCATTGCTCTCTAGTTCCAAGGGAAGCAGCCCATACCCACTGCCCACGGGGCCTGCCGGCCTTCCTGcgccgccctgcccccatgcaCATGCCCTTCCTCTGTCCCTCAGAGCCCATCACCTTGTCCTCACATTGCTAGAACCCCTGGAGCGCCCGGAACAGCGGGTAAAAATGCACCGTCCAGCTAGCGCGTCGCAGGGCCCGCTTCCCGCGCTGCTGCCGGGCGGGTGGGACCCAAGAGGCCAGCTGTCGTTCATCTCTGGCCTGCGAGAGAGCAGGAGAGTCCTGAGCCGGGTTTCCCTGCGTGTGTCTTCCAGATGGAGACCAGTGTTTATCCAACCCTTGTTTCAATGGAACGTGTCTGGACAACATTGGGCGATTTAACTGCATTTGCAACCAAGGCTGGGAGGGACGCCTGTGCCAATATGGTAATGCTGGCCTCAAGCCCCCGTTTTAATATTAGAAATAAACCCGGGCGGGGGATGGGGGTCTCTGCCTGAGCCCAGAAACCAACACCCATGTCTCTGCTTCGGATGCCATGTCTCCGTACGTCGTGGCCTGCCAGAGCGTTCTTAGTTGCTTTCTAATGTGGCGTAAAGTTGGTCTGTGCTCCTGGGGGAGCCAAAGTCTCTCCCCAGTGAAAGGATTCCTGCGAAACAGGGTTTGCCCCCAGGGTAAACCAGGAAATGATGGGTTGTGTAGGCAAGGTCGTGGGGCAAGCCCACCATCCAGTGCAGAGACGAGTGCGTGCCGAGCTGACGCTGTTGCAGCCTGAGCTCGGaggctggctgcttttggaagagCTGGCTTTCTTCCCCAGAGAaatgctgctctgtgtgtgcgcAAGAGCCTCGTTCTCAGAGGCAAGGTAGAGAATTGTCAGACCTTCAGGCATGCGCCAGGCCTCTCCCCCGGCAGCGCCTTTCTCCGTCTGCCACTGACTCAGACACAGAAGCTGGCTTCCCAAACCCATCTGCTGCACTGCCCTCCAATCGAGGCACTGGCCAATTCCAGCTCACAATGTGCCTGCTCCCATGTTAAAGGGGAACATCAAGTCTTGCCCTGGCCTCACCGTCGGGGACTCCTCCATCTTCTAACCTCGTGTCTCTTTTCACTTTCCTCCTTTCCCAGAGGCCAACTACACCGACTGCTCCACTTACAACGGGGGCTGTGAGCACTTCTGTAATGAGGATCCAACGCTGAGCCAGCGCCGCTATTGCAGCTGTTCGCCAGGGTACCGGCTGATGGACGACCACGCCAAGTGCGAGCCTGCTGGTAGGAcagaagggtggggagggaggcacctACCCAGGGGGATGGGAGTCATGCTACTTTGTCTGAAAAGTGAGAACCCGTGCACAACGCACTTTCTAATAGTTGCAGGGAATTGATCCCGTGCAGAATGGTTCTCTGCTTGGGATCATTCCACTTCTCCTTCGAGTGATGGTCCCTTGTATGTTCCCGAGGGTTAGACGCATCTGCCAGAGCTGGCGCTTTTGAGAGTAGTAGTGTCCGTTAGTCCACGCTTGCGTCCTTGTGCCGCCTCATGGTTTCGTTGGAGGCAGGGAAAGGTGAGACATACTATCCCCGCTCTCTGTTCCCTCTCAGCACCATTTAGTCCAAGTCGAAGGCTCCATTGTTCTCTCATCTCTTGTGATGTGCCTTCTAGAAGTCAGAAAAAAGTCTGTTTTATACGTCCATATGTTCATATCTGCGTTGCTCTTGCAGTAGGTGAGTGTTTTTCAGGATGCGTACAGACTttgggaaatgcttttaatggtcTCCTGCTTTTCCCCTCACTCTTCCCAGCACGCAGGCCCAACCTCCTGTGTGAAACAGCTCTCTGCCTGTGCTGGAAGACCCGTCTATTTGTGTGTTGCCCCACCCTGAGCCAAGGCCTGGGCCCAGTGACTGTTACCTCAgaactgtttgtttgctgcccctcTCTGAACCCCTCTCTGTCGACTGTTAACAGAGTTTAGGAGTTGTTTGTCACCCGGCCAGAGCCTGGGCCAGGACCTAGCCACTGTTGGCTCAGTCCGATCATAGGCCGGAGCCCTGGATTATTATGGCCCATCCACAGTGAGGGTTCAGCACAATTCACTGTTGGCTCGGTTCCACCATAAGCCAGAGCCCCTGGACTTAGTGACTGTGGGCGTGGACTGACCCGAGGCCGGAGCCCAGTACAGCTGATTTCCTAGGAGAGACAGAGCAggggtgcagtgaggtggagtggccgcccactgaccccgAGGGGAGGAGCCCTTCCTAGAGCACTGGTGGGCTACAGGCCTGGCATATGCCTACCTACTGGAGGACAAGTTCCTACAAGAACTAGGGACCAAGGTGTCTCCAGTCCTTGTGTTCCAGCCAGGCCTTGCCTTTCCCTTCTTGGCCACATGGTGGCCTGCACGTATGTTTCCATTCATGCACTTTATCATGGACTTCCTACTGATTGTTCCCCCCGAGCTTCTTTCCCCCTACGATGCTGGAAGGATCCTGGTCAGGTCTGGCCCAAGAGACCCTCCCTGCAGTTCTCTCCCAGCATGACAGGCATGCCGGTCAGTGGTTGGAACGGCCCCATGGGCGAACACACGATACCATCGCCTCGGACCACTCAGGAACCCATACGTACAGTCACCTTCCTGGAAGCTTTGGGCGCTGCGGAGAGCACGTTGTGCATTTCTCCCATCCATTCACTCCCAGCACGCCACACCCCACCGCACCTGTTACTGCGTCAGGAAACAAGGTCTCCAGCGCTCTGTGCAGAAGCCTTTGGGGTAGATCCTTTCCCACAGGATCCTGTTGGTGTCAGCGCACAGTGCCAGGGCTCAGAATATGGTTGCAGACTCTCTCAGCTGACCATTCGTGGCTGACCGGAGTTGTGGCCAGCAACATATTCAGCCGGTCAGGGACGCAGACCAGGGATCACTTCAGCTCCCACCCCAAAAGCAAATGCAGCCAGGATTGCGTCAGCGGATGCCAGTGGGGGTGGCACTCTTTCCCACTCTTTCCCACTCTTTCTGGCTGGACCAGGTCAGTAATGTCTTTCCTCCCGTACTGCACGTCCTAGACGAGGTAGGGCGGGGAGAGTGACGACGATTCTGTTCTGGCCTCACAAGTTTTGGTTTCTTCTACTCATCTGCACATCAACATGTCCCTCACGTGCACTGCCAGCTTTCCCGGGATCCCGCACATAACATGGCAGCCGGATCAAGCCCCCCATGCCGCCCACACTTCCCCTGCGAGCTTGGTTTCTGAAAGGGCATTTTCACTAGAGCAGGAATGTTCTTCATCAGTACAAGAGTCTATGATGTGGCCCCACGGGATCAAGCGTTCGACCTCCTGAGCCCAGCAGAGGGGTCTTGTCCCTGAAGACATGGGCATCCGTCTGCCTCTGGACTATCTGCTGTCTCTGAAGACATCAGGACTCCCTTGTAAAGGTGCGCACAGCTGCTCTCACTGCTTTCCCACCCTTTGCGGAGCTGCACTTCCGTCGTTACGCACCCTTGCGCTACCAGGTTTTGCAATGGCCTCCTACAGCTTTATCTGCCCATTCAACCCATTGCTTCCCATTGGAGCCTCAACCCTGTCCTCTGAGCATTGATGAAATCACCCTTTGAACTGttgcctcctgctccctctctccccttgccATGAAGGTCACCTTCCACGAGCAGTGTAGCAAACGGGGGGCCACGATGGCAGATTCCATAAGGGCAAGGTTTCCCTGGGCTTGCACCCCAAGGTTCTGCCAAATGTCGTATCCTGTCTCAACCAACCTGTACGCTTACCTATCGAGGAAGCCCTCTGGACTGGTTATTGCTCCAGCAGAAAGAGTTCTTTGGTAAGTGTAGCCCTGCCCACCTTTTGCACTGCTCCAGATCTGTTCAGTTTGTGGTGGAGAAAGAACTGAGGGCGcatcgcaggcaggggctgctctgggcatcCGAAGCTGCCCGtccacagcaggcctgggcaCATCCCAGAGCATCCCTAGTCCATGGTGGCCCAGGCGCGTTGCAGGCAGATGCCCAGAACAGCTCCTGTCTTCAGTGGGCCCGGAAGGGGCTTAGgcgggggctgtggtggggagctGCTCGAACCCAGCCGTGACGGAAAGCTcccggttaattggttaacttcatgttttactggttaaccaattgaatgggattttacatgcctAATGGTTGGTCCATGCCATCCTTTTTCACCTCAGACAAAACCACGAGGCAGAGCAAGGACGCATGGACAGACTGATGGACACTGCTGCTATTTGCACGTGTTATccctggaggaattctgcaccacaaaaataaaaattctgcaccaaaaaaaaataaaaaattctgtgcacgctattttaaaattctgcaaatgattgtcaaaataacacaatgtaATCGTTCTGGTTTCAGTTAGTTCAGTAACTTATGTAATCACAATAAAATGGATGGGAAAAGGGAGTGGTTGCATGGGAGGAAGTCTCCAAACCACCTCGCCTAACAGGAATTTAGGTAGGCCTGACCCTTTATTTCTAGTTAGTAGTCAACAAATCTCTGCAGCCATACGTCAGTGCTAGGCAACTGACAAACAAGTGAGGGATGGAGACTCACACTCACAATTTATATTGGCTACTGATTCTCCAGAACGGCCAGGAGCAAAGAGTTCACAGAGTCATTTTGACAGAAAATTATTTcagctcccccccaaaaaagagccCAGTTCCAATCATTAATGCAAAGCATTTATAAGACCATGCTATTGTTTACAACACCCTGGCAATGTAAAGGCGCATTAAAACTTTTACACCTGTTTTGTACTTTGGCGAGAATTCACAGAGACAATGAGAACAAGCCAGTAAGTAGGCAGGTTGCTACACTCTGCTCTGCGTGAGGGGACAGAACCTGCCCTATGCGTATCTCCTCTCAGAAACACCCCAACGCCCTGCCCGTCCGTGCCAGGCATGCTGCCAGATCAAGTGAGAGAACAGAgtctcagtttctctctctctcacgcgcACATGACTGCTCTTGTAGCTTCCATTTGCTTCCCTgtcagaagtcatttttctgccgGAAAGCAAAAAAAATCTGTGGGGAACGTGAAGTCTGTGCACATACAGTGATGCAGAACTCCCCCAGGAGTAATGTGTATAACCCTCAGTACACAGATAGAAACCACGTATCTTGAAGAACCTCCAGTTGTAGATAAATTACCTCTTTTTATTGGCATTAGAAATCACTCTTGTGTCTCTGTGTTAGGAACGCCCTGTGTAGTTAAATGTCTCAGGGAGATCAGGGAATTTCCCCCGCAATGAGACAATAAGGATACACAGAGAAGCCATTGAGAGCATCTCGCAGAGATAAGGAGACAGGATGAGGGGTTTTTTAGAACTGTAGTGAGTTGGAGAGTTTCTTCTGTAATAAGCTATAAAAAGCTGACAGCTGATTGTGTTGCATTGTCTGCATTTTGCTGGTTGACCTCTTTGATTTATCTCTTGAAGTGGAGTTCGCCTGTGGAAAAGTGAAGGCAAATCGCATGGATCTCAAATCAGGGGTCCAAATTCGGCTCACTGAGGGGAaaatggggagaaaaggagacagTCCCTGGCAGGTGAGAAATAAATCATCTTTTGTGGTGGAGTTTTCAGGCACTACCCAGAACTGCTTCATATGCCCAGTGAAGCGCTTAGGTCATGAATGAGGGCACTTCTGTAAGCCAACGTTCTCCTTATTTTAGGGGAAGGGTTTGGAGAGCCGAAGCCAGTGTCacttttgtttgtattttgttagtctcacTGCTCTCTCCCAAGCAGTGTTTTTCTTGCTCACCATGCCCGTGCATGCACCATCGTGATGTTTGTGCCGGTAACGTGGCAGCAAGCTGGGGAAAACCACTTCTTCAATGCATTGCATATCTCCTGCTGCGcacgctggccactgtcggactATCACAGGAAGAACTGAATCTTCTTTGTTTTAGGACCGTTTTGTGTTTATAAATGTAAAACGAGCCTCATTCGAGTTACAGAGCTTGCTCTAGTCCAGGGggttcaaccttttttttctcgtgacccagttgaacAAAATTATTGATGCCCGTGACCCAACGTAATTGGACTAAAGCGTGggttctggggatggggctgaggatggagcttcagctttgggggtggggcagggctggggcttgtgtggctcccagtcagcagtgcagcggaggggaggggcactgctaaggcagcttcctacctatcctgggaccacagaccatgctgcccccagaagcagagAGCAGCAGGTTCTAGCAATGGGAGTGTGGCGCTAGTGCTGAGGACCGGAGCAGTGCACGGAGCCTTGTGTGCTCTTCGGCCCCCACCCTCGCATGGGGCTGGGCCCGACTCTCGTGTACACTAAGATTCTTTACTCTACTGGGCAGCAGTAAGAGCTCTTAGTGTAAAGGAGAATGAGTCCAAGACGTTTTACTCTTGGTGGTGGTTGGGCTAGTCCATCCCTTGCTTGAGCTAAGCGTCTCCAAACTGAAGGAGCAGACTGAGTCCCCCAACGGTGTCTCCTGAGCAtagagcccagccccagccaaggagaaACCTGCCGACTGATTTAGGTGGACAGTGGCTCTCTGGTCAGCATGCTTCTGCCCACCAAACAGGGAGCTTTGGCCTCCGCGATTGCCACGTGCTCTGGTACCCGTGGGGCGGGGCAGACTGCTGCCTGCAGAAGGAACGTGTCCAGTCCAACGTGTCAGAGGTGggtccttctctctctctcttccagacGATGCTGCTGGATGGCAAGGGGAAGTTTAAGTGCGGGGGTGTCCTCATCCACCCCTCCTGGGTTCTAACGGCAGCCCACTGCGTTGAAGACAAAGGGCGGTTCAAAGTAAGACTTGGTATGGAAACCCCACCTCCTGCGCTTCCCTCTTTAAAGATGTTACATCCTCCctcggggggctgggctgtgtcctTTGGGGGGAAAGACACCAGGTGACAGCGCAAGCTCGTCACTCTGCATCTAGAGCTTGGTTGGCCGGGCAGCCCGTCGTACCTCCCCGAGATTGTACAAGCATGTTAATAAAGGCGTGTGGTGTCCGTTAGCAGCCGAGAGCCTGGCTGTGAGCTACGGGGGCTGGTACACTGTGTGCTCCCCTGCGTCTCTCCAAAGTGAAACAGAGGAGGTGACGTTCCCCCACTGGACTCTGGGAACTGTGGTGGAGGAGCCCCCACTTCGGAGCTCTGCTCCCAGTCCCACTGTGCTTGCAGGGCGCTGGCCTGCACCCCATGCCCCAGGGATACGGAGAATGCTGCTGCTTAGGCGGCACCTCTAGGTTCCTGCGCCCCACTCTGGAATAGGTC is from Pelodiscus sinensis isolate JC-2024 chromosome 10, ASM4963464v1, whole genome shotgun sequence and encodes:
- the PROC gene encoding vitamin K-dependent protein C, translated to MWRLCTLWLLVAACLVHCGHGASVFYSGRDANQILKIQKRANSFLEELKPGSLERECKEEQCDLEEASEIFETREATLNFWTKYVDGDQCLSNPCFNGTCLDNIGRFNCICNQGWEGRLCQYEANYTDCSTYNGGCEHFCNEDPTLSQRRYCSCSPGYRLMDDHAKCEPAVEFACGKVKANRMDLKSGVQIRLTEGKMGRKGDSPWQTMLLDGKGKFKCGGVLIHPSWVLTAAHCVEDKGRFKVRLGEYNRLRNEDTEQTIVVDKCVSHENYSKQSSDNDIAMLHLSQPIVFNKFVLPICLPNKKLAEQELTANGRPMVVTGWGSQSDVSMNYSAVLSYIEIPLVPWSDCAQAMRHAVSENMLCAGNLEDKQDACGGDSGGPMVTKFKNTWFLVGLVSWGEGCGKKEKFGVYTKVSQYLDWIQQQIKQ